In one Nitrososphaerota archaeon genomic region, the following are encoded:
- a CDS encoding sugar ABC transporter permease, protein MGITKAFFFLPAIILLSIFLIYPLLQTIYLSFTSSNGQFIGINNYINVLSKKEVLNLENFPKPPLGALIHNLLWTFIHLPLSIFLGLIFAVLLRNVKGGTIIKSIIFTGMVIPLIVGGLLIRFSFESGPGIVPALFQILGVKSLSKNWVAYPDTALFALILGSVWLWTGFNLVTYSAALVGIPKELEEAAMTDGANSIQRFFYITLPLLKPVTLTTTMATLIFELKTFDIVYIATRGGPGDASMTMALLMYFYAFRGLDYNSAAVVALFLTLLTLIPAFLMVKQHIRT, encoded by the coding sequence ATGGGAATTACAAAAGCATTTTTTTTCTTACCAGCAATTATCCTCCTTTCCATTTTTTTAATCTATCCACTACTCCAAACTATTTACTTAAGTTTCACATCATCTAATGGTCAATTTATTGGAATTAATAATTATATTAATGTTTTAAGTAAAAAAGAAGTATTAAATTTAGAGAATTTTCCTAAGCCTCCATTGGGTGCTTTAATTCATAATTTATTATGGACATTTATTCATCTTCCACTTTCTATATTTCTAGGCTTGATATTCGCTGTCTTACTACGAAATGTAAAGGGAGGTACAATAATAAAATCGATAATTTTTACTGGTATGGTTATACCATTAATAGTTGGTGGATTGTTAATAAGGTTTTCTTTTGAAAGTGGTCCAGGGATAGTGCCTGCTCTTTTTCAAATATTAGGTGTCAAGTCATTAAGTAAAAATTGGGTAGCATATCCAGATACTGCTCTATTTGCTTTAATTTTAGGCTCTGTTTGGTTGTGGACCGGATTCAATTTAGTAACCTATTCTGCTGCATTAGTAGGCATACCAAAGGAATTGGAAGAAGCTGCTATGACTGATGGCGCTAATTCAATTCAAAGATTTTTTTATATTACACTTCCCTTACTTAAACCTGTTACTCTTACTACAACAATGGCTACACTCATATTTGAACTTAAAACCTTTGATATAGTTTACATAGCTACTAGGGGCGGCCCTGGAGATGCTTCAATGACCATGGCTCTATTAATGTATTTTTACGCTTTTCGAGGGCTTGATTATAATAGTGCAGCAGTAGTGGCGCTATTTCTTACCTTACTTACTTTAATTCCAGCCTTTTTAATGGTAAAACAACATATTAGGACATAA
- a CDS encoding carbohydrate ABC transporter permease, translating to MNVLKILKNVITTSIIWLVGLLWTLPLMGILMASIRPYSEIIDGWWRFEKFNFTLENFFKAWNHESFPIRIGFINSFIVTIPSTIIPLIIGALTGYGFARFKFPLRDYFFLFIVLFFAVPFQSIAIPVFRILQATKLLDTYIGLVLVHSSWGIPFATLFMRNFFLTIPIQIEEAAKLDGASDFQIFYKITLPLSLPAMASFSVIQFTWVWSDFFFALLYILSPEKYLATQCLPLLKGLYHTPWDLLSAASVLLMSVPLLIYALFQKYFIRGMIGWAIKG from the coding sequence ATGAATGTCCTAAAGATTTTAAAAAATGTTATAACAACTTCAATAATATGGCTTGTTGGTTTATTATGGACATTACCTCTAATGGGAATTTTAATGGCTTCTATAAGACCTTATAGCGAAATTATAGATGGATGGTGGCGTTTTGAAAAATTTAATTTTACATTAGAAAACTTCTTTAAAGCATGGAATCATGAATCTTTTCCTATAAGAATAGGATTCATTAATTCATTTATAGTTACAATTCCATCTACTATTATACCTTTAATTATAGGGGCACTTACAGGATATGGTTTTGCAAGATTCAAATTTCCTTTACGTGATTATTTTTTCCTATTTATAGTTCTATTTTTTGCTGTTCCTTTTCAATCAATAGCTATACCTGTCTTTAGAATTTTACAAGCAACTAAATTATTAGATACATATATTGGTCTGGTACTGGTTCATTCTTCATGGGGAATTCCTTTTGCTACTTTATTTATGAGAAATTTCTTTTTAACAATTCCAATTCAAATTGAAGAAGCGGCTAAATTGGATGGAGCATCTGATTTTCAAATATTCTATAAAATTACACTTCCATTATCATTACCCGCTATGGCTTCTTTTTCAGTAATACAATTTACATGGGTATGGAGTGATTTCTTTTTTGCATTATTATATATTTTAAGCCCTGAGAAGTATTTAGCAACACAATGTTTACCATTATTAAAGGGGCTATATCATACACCATGGGATCTTTTAAGTGCTGCATCAGTATTGTTAATGAGCGTCCCCCTCCTAATTTATGCTCTCTTTCAAAAATACTTTATTAGAGGTATGATAGGGTGGGCAATTAAAGGATAA